The sequence below is a genomic window from Bacteroidota bacterium.
CCCAACACAATGATAGAAAACCCTTGGATAATAAAAGTAGATACTGGAGGAAATATAGTATGGCAAACAAAAGTGCTTATTACAGGAATGTGCAACCCATGGTGGGCAAAAGAAACCAAAACAGGCAATATTGTATGCGCAGGGAGTTGTCGTAATCTAAGCAACAATTTGGATGAGGGTTCAATTTTTTTATTAGATAGTATAGGCAACTTAAAATGGGAGCGGTCATTTCCACAAGGCAACGACCACGCCTATTTTCGAGATGTAATAGAAACAAGCGATAAAGGATTTATTTGTGCCGGTTTTTGCTTTGAGGGTGCAAGTGGCGGGCAAGATGCCTGGCTCGTAAAACTCGATAGCCTCGGCTGTGATAGCGTAGGTTGTGCTACATATACGGCTTTGCCTCATACTACCACTTCCAATGGTACAAGGCAGGAAGTCAGGTTATACCCAAACCCTGCAAAAGAAATTTTCTACATAAAATTTCCCCACGCATTTTTTGCAGATACATATACCGTTACTGTAACAGACATGCAAGGGCAAATATTGTTGTATCAAAAACAGGTGTACAACCTCCGTCAGGATATTCCTATATTTGTAAATAATATTACCTCAGGCATGTACCTTGTTACAATAAAGGCAGAAGAGAAAGCGTATGTAAGTAAGTTGATTATTGAAAAATAGAAACATTAAAAAACAAACACAAATGGAGAATAAATTTAGTGTTTATGATTCGCAAAAACAGTGGAGTGCTGCCG
It includes:
- a CDS encoding T9SS type A sorting domain-containing protein, which codes for MIKEICSGQVLFGGPKYDAAYSSIELPDASILTLGWTRSFGFGNNSNRDVLLVKWDSLGNKLWHKTFGTPVTEGGIGISATKDGNYLLACTQYNPNTMIENPWIIKVDTGGNIVWQTKVLITGMCNPWWAKETKTGNIVCAGSCRNLSNNLDEGSIFLLDSIGNLKWERSFPQGNDHAYFRDVIETSDKGFICAGFCFEGASGGQDAWLVKLDSLGCDSVGCATYTALPHTTTSNGTRQEVRLYPNPAKEIFYIKFPHAFFADTYTVTVTDMQGQILLYQKQVYNLRQDIPIFVNNITSGMYLVTIKAEEKAYVSKLIIEK